The DNA region CGACTGTGAACCCGATGGCACTACCGGCGGCAGCCCCTATCGCGATTCCAGGCAATCCTCCGACCACTCCAGCCGATGCACCGACCGCTCCTCCAAGTGTCAGACCCAACACCGCCCCTGTTGCCGCATTACTACTTTGGTTGGTCCCATGCTCCAGTCCAGAGTTGTCGGCTCGCTGCTGGCAGGAGTCGATCTCCTGCTGAGCCACCTGCCTCCCGTACATATGCAGTTGCTTATTGGATCGTAAGATAGGTTGCGGTCCGGCACAGGCAATGAGGCTGATGAGGAGCACACACACCATTAGCCATTTCCAGGCCCGGTTGATCACAACAATCCCTCCAAGGGAGTTCTACCCAGCTCCTCACTTCTCACCCTTCAAGAAAAATGTCGAGATTATTTCGATTGTGGACAGCGAGCGTCATCAGCCCGAATGACCCAGGATGTGCTTCGACAAGCTCCGTACGAACGGAAGACAGAGCGCCACATGACAAAAGAGGTTCCTGCTGCGTGCAGTGTCCGATCAGATTCCCCATTCCACTTGCTGCCCCTTCGGTCAGGCACTGAGGGTGTTCCCATTGCGCGCATCCAACGAGGGCCTTCTGAGGCCGCGCGTTGGGCGAGCACCGAAACAACCTCGGTGCCCAATTCCTCCTCTTACTGCCATCCCGTCACGTCATATCCCTTCTCTTGCAAACACCGATTGACAAAGCCCGTGTAGGCTTGGTTGGGCTGATGCGAGGGGCCGACGATCACAGAAAATAATCCAGTCAGAAGACCCCAGACTGCACCGCTGGCCGCGCCAATCATCGATCCTCGTCCCACAGCTCCAGAGATAGCCCCACCGACCGCCCCGCTAGCAGCACCGACACCAGCCCCGACGGCCGTCCCTGTCGCAACTCGCCCGGCTTTACCACTCCCTTCCGAAGCACCAGCTGATTCCGCTGCCTCCTTGCAGGCATCGATGTCTTGCTCGGCCACTTCCTTTCCCACGGATTGCATATGCGCGTTTGGATACAGCACCGGACGCGCACTCGAACAGGCCGTAGTCATCAGCACTGCCATCACCGCACCAATCCTGATCCCTTTCATGCCTTCACCGGTCCTTTCTCGCCTGGTGGCATTAGTCGAGCCCATAGCCACTCCGCAGTGACTCCTTTTATATGCAGACGTTTATGCCGAGACCCTGCCCCAGCCTGAATTCGCACATGTGTGCGTGGAACGGCACAGCAGCCGGCGATAAAACGGATCAGCTCATCATTGGCATCGCCATCATGAGGAGGAGCCGCCACGCGAATCTTGATCGCGTCGCCGTGGATTCCGACACATTCAGTTCGAGCGGCCTTGGGTTGGACATGCACCATGAGGACCACCCCACCCTCACTGTCTCTCACGATGGCATGCCGGGAAGTCACGGGAACGGGGACTGTTAAAAGATGGCTTTGACGAGTTCGAGTATCGCCCGCTGCATATCAGCATCATCGGTAATCGGACGGGCAACAGCCACGTCACAAGCTCTCGCCGCCGGAACCCCCTGCTTGATCAAGGTCCCGGCATAGATCAAGAGTCTGGTACTGACTCCTTCTTCGAGACCATGATTTCTGAGGTTGCGGACTTTTTGACCGAGCTTGACGAGATTACCTGCAATCGTCGGCTCCACACCGGCTTCACGCTGAATCACCCGCGCTTCAATATCCGGAGCAGGGTAGTCAAATTCGATCGCCATGAAGCGCTGCTTCGTGCTTTGCTTCAGGTCTTTGAGTACGCTTTGATACCCCGGGTTATAAGAGATCACCAGCATAAACTCGTCGGCAGCTTCCACGATCTGCCCTTTTTTCTCGATCGGGAGCACGCGCCGATCATCACTGAGGGGGTGGATGATAACCGTCGTATCCTTCCTGGCTTCGACCACTTCATCGAGATACACAATGGCCCCCTGTTTCACCCCGACCGTCAGCGGCCCGTCCATCCAGACCGTCTCTTGTCCCTTGAGAAGATACCGGCCGACCAAGTCCGAAGCCGTCAGGTCTTCATGACAGGCCACCGTGATCAAGGGTCGACCGAGCTTGTAGGCCATGTACTGAACAAACCTACTCTTCCCGCAACCGGTCGGCCCTTTGAGCATCACAGGCAGTTTGCGCTCTGCCGCGATGGTAAACAGACCTACCTCCTCACAGACTTCGGCATAAAACGGCTCCTGCCTGATCCGATACTGCGCCACATCGATTTCGCGTACCTGTTGCATGACTCCACGCCCTTGTATGGAAGACGACCGGAAACCGCCAGAATCATAGCCGGTGAAATACCCATCACCATAAACGGAACAAAGTGCCAAGATCAAGCAAAGGGGAAAGATTAGGAGGTTACTCGATCTGCGTTGCCATGCAGTACGATTCACCCTTTCCACCTGTATTGCCACCGCTCGTCCTGAGTCCACCAGGCTGTTTCTATTCAGCCACAGTGAGAAATTGCCGAGCTCCTACGAAAACAGTAGAATGTGTTTGATGTGCCCACAATCAATATTGTCCCTACGCCATACGATGTAGTCGTGATCCATCATCACATCACGCAATCGGCTGGGAGGAGTGAGATGTGTCCGATCCAGCTCCCTATCAAGAGGCCTGCATGAACGACGCGGATTGTAGTGGTCAACCACAAAGTGACATTGATCCGCAGGAAACCAGCGAATGGCTGGATTCCCTCGACTATGTCCTGGAACAGCACGGCATTGAGCGAGCGACGTATCTGTTCGAACGGCTTCGTGATCGCCTGGGCGAACGCGGAGCGCAGGTCTCCCACTCGATCAATACACCGTACGTCAATACGCTTCCGGTCTCTCAACAACCGCCCTACCCAGGCAACCTTGAGTTAGAACGCCGAATCCGCAGCCTGATCCGCTGGAATGCCATGGCCATGGTCGTGAAGGCCAACCAACAGCGGCCCGGGATCGGCGGACACATTTCTACTTTTGCATCGGCAGCCACACTCTATGAGGTAGCACTCCATCATTTCCTCCGCGGCAAAGACAGCCCCCAAGGCGGTGACCAGGTCTATTTTCAAGGTCACGCCGCGCCGGGAATCTATGCGCGCAGCTTTGTCGAAGGACGCCTTCCGGAGGAGGCACTCCACCGCTTCCGCGCCGAGTTGAACTCGGACGGGCGAGGCTTGTCGTCCTATCCGCACCCCTGGCTGCTCCCCGACTACTGGGAGTTCCCGACCGTCTCAATGGGCTTGGGACCGATCCTGTCGATTTATCAGGCACGGTTCAACCATTACCTCCAGGATCGAGGTCTCAAAGACACGAACCAACAGCGCGTGTGGGCCTTCATCGGCGACGGTGAAACCGATGAGCCGGAAAGTCTCGGCGCTCTCTCGCTCGCCGCCCGTGAACGACTCGACAATCTCATTTGGGTCGTCAATTGTAATCTGCAACGCCTCGACGGTCCCGTACGCGGCAACGGTAAGATCATCCAAGAGTTGGAAGCTATTTTTCGCGGCGCCGGCTGGCACGTCATCAAAGTCATCTGGGGGAGCGATTGGGATGCGCTGTTGTCGAAAGACGATGAGGGACTCCTGGTCAAACGAATGGGCGAGGTGGTGGACGGCTGGTATCAAAAGTATGTGGTGGAAGGCGGCGCGTTCGCGCGGCAACATTTCTTCGGCGCCGATCCGCGACTGCTCAAGTTGGTGGAGAACTATTCCGATGAACAAATCCACAAAATGCTACGGGGCGGACATGATCCGAGAAAACTCTACACCGCCTACAAAGCCGCTGTGGAGCACACAGGGCAACCCACCGTGATCTTGGCCAAAACAATCAAAGGGTATGGCCTCGGCGAGGCCGGCGAAGGACGCAACATCTCCCATCAGCAGAAAAAGTTGAACGAACAGGAGCTACGGGAGTTCCGGACGCGGTTCAGCGTGCCGGTACCGGACGCGCATCTGACGTCGACCCCATTCTACCGTCCACCGACCGATAGTCCTGAAGCGGCGTACCTCGAGGAACGGATTAAGATCATGGGCGGTCCGATTCCGGCACGGCGTGTCACCGTCGAGCCTCTCACCACACCGGCGCTCGACAGGTTCAAGGAGTTTCTCGAAGGATCGGGAGAACGCTCGGTCTCCAGCACGATGGGATTCGCGCGCATGCTGAGCCGCCTGCTCGGCATGAAGGATATCGGGAAATATCTCGTCCCGATCATTCCCGACGAAGGCCGTACGTTCGGCCTGGAGGCGTTCTTCCGACAGTATGGCATTTACTCGCACATCGGCCAGCTGTATGAACCGGTCGACAAAAGCTCACTGTTGCACTACTTCGAAGCGAAAAACGGGCAGATTCTTGAGGAAGGCATTACCGAAGCCGGAGCCATGTCGTCCTACATCGCGGCAGGGACATCCTATGCGACGCACGGCATCAACATGATTCCGTTCTACATTTTCTATTCCATGTTTGGCTTTCAGCGGATCGGCGATTTGATGTGGGCTGCCTGCGACATGCGCGCGCGGGGATTTCTGTTGGGTGCCACTGCGGGACGGACGACGTTGGAAGGGGAAGGGCTGCAACACCAGGACGGGCAGAGCCATCTCCTCGCCAGTGCCTACCCGACGATCGCGGCGTATGATCCGGCCTTCATGTTTGAGCTGGCGGTCATTCTCCAGGATGGACTGAAGAAGATGTACCAGGACCAACAAGACGTGTCCTACTATATCACCCTCTACAACGAATCCTATCAGATGCCGACCATGCCGCCGAACGTGGAGGAGGGTATCCGAGAGGGTGTGTACCGATTCAGACCCGCCCCGGACCGGGCCAAGCACCGGGCGCATCTCCTCGCGAGCGGTCCGTTGGTGAACGAAGCGGTGCGTGCTCAGAGTCTGCTGTTACGCTACGGCGTTGCAGCGGATGTGTGGAGCGTGACAAGCTACAAGCAGCTGCGGATGAGAACCCTCGAGACCGAGCGCTGGAATCTGCTGCACCCGGAATCGGCACCCCGTGTGAGCTTCTTGCAGCAGACCGTCGAGCAGTTTGACGGCCCTTGCGTCGCCGTCAGCGACTATGTGCGACTGGTTCCGCAACAGATCGCGCCGTGGATTCCAGGCGGCCTCCTCACGCTAGGAACTGACGGCTTTGGTCGGAGCGACACCCGCAAGGCATTACGGCGCTTCTTCGAGGTCGACGCCGAACACCTGGCGGTGGCGACGCTCTACACCTTATCTCGTCGAGGATCCGTGGCGGCGAACCTGGTCATGCAAGCCACCCGTGATCTCGGGGTTTCACCTGATGGGGAGGCTCCGTGGCATCGATAACCCAAACCGGCACATCAAGAATGTTAGGAATATGAGATGAATGTCGAACTTCCATTTCTTGCAGAAGGGATCGAAGGCGGCGATGTGGTCCAAGTACTGGTGCGTGAGGGGGAGCAGGTACGCGAAGGTCAGTCATTGATTGAACTCGAAACCGACAAAGCCACCGTGCCGGTGCCGGCGCCCGCTACGGGAACTGTCGTACGCCTACTCGTTCGGCCAGGCGATCACGTCAAGGTCGGGCAGGCGCTGATTGAGCTGAATGGATCCGAAGATGCACCGCAAAAGGCCAAGACCTTCTCGCCTGGGAAGTCGACCGCAGCACCAGCCCCGAATCCGGATCCGACCGAGAACGCAGGCCAAGCGAAGGTCATGGAGCCTCAGGAGCATGGACCGACCCATCCGATGACGCCGCTGCCGGAACCAGCACAGCCGTCCGTGGAACCAAAGCCTCCTGCAGCCCCTCCGTCGCCCGCCGAACCGGGGATTCCCGCTCCTCCGTCGGTTCGCCGACTTGCGCGAGAATTGGGCGTGGACCTTTCACATGTCAAGGGGTCGGAGGCCGGCGGCCGGATCACCGCCGATGACGTGAAAGCCTTTGTGCGGGAGCGGACCAAACGCGGCGCCTCCCCGAACGCCGGTAGCGGTACCTACTCCACCCCTTATGGGTCGGAACGACGGGAACCGCTGCCATCGATCCGACGGAAGATCGCCGCGAACATGACGCAGGCCTGGACCACCATTCCGCACGTGCATCAATTCCAGGATGCCGACATCACCGATCTCATGACACTGCATAAACGGTATGCGCCGGAATTTAAGAAGAAGGGCGCCACACTGACGTTAAGCAGTCTCTTTCTGAAGGCGATCGTCCATGCGCTGAAACTGTACCCGCAACTGAATGCGACCCTCGATCTCACCAACGGTGAGGTGATCTACAAAGACTATTACAACATCGGTGTGGCGGTCGACACACCGGACGGACTGATCGTACCGGTGGTTCATCACGTGGATCAGAAGGATCTTCTGCAAATTTCCTTGGAGCTGGCTGATCTGGCAGAGCGAACCCGCAAGCGAGCGATCAAGCTGGAAGAGCTACAGGGTGCGACATTCACACTCAGCAACATGGGAGGGATCGGCGCCGGTCCATTCCTGCCGATCATCAATCCTCCTCAAGTCGGCATTCTCGGAGTCGGCAAGGCGCGGATGACGCCGGTGTATCGCGACGGTCAATTCGTCCCGCGCCGAGTGTTGCAACTGTGCGTGGCCTACGACCATCGCCTGGTGGACGGAGCGATCGGTGCGCGCTTTACCAACGAGCTCGTCAAAGTCCTAGAAGATTTTCAGGGGATGTTTCTGGGACTGTAGTGCGCGAAGCATCGCCCGTGAAACGTTTGGGGCAGCGAGAGAGGGAGGTGGGGTATGGCTGAATCGCACTATGACGTGGCGGTGATCGGCGCCGGTCCTGGCGGCTATGCCGCCGCGTTTCATGCAGCCGACCTGGGCTTGCGCACGGCCTTGATCGATGAGGATCCGCAACTGGGTGGTACCTGCTTATTGCGCGGTTGTATTCCGTCGAAAGCTTTGCTGCACGCAGCCCGCTTGATCACGGAGGCCGAAGAAGCGGCAGCCTGGGGCATTCATTTCGACAAGCCACGCGTAGACCTGGAGGCATTTCGCGACCGCGTGCAGACGATCATCGGGAAACTCACAAAGGGGGTGCGAACGCTGGCGGGCAGCCGGAAAGTCGAGGTGATCCAGGGGCGGGCCATGTTGAAGGATGCGACGACCCTTCGGCTCTCCGACTCCAATACCCCGCGCGAACTCTCATTCGCTCACGCCATCCTCGCGACCGGCTCGCAACCCCGCATTCCAGTCTCACTGCAACTCGATGACCCGCGCGTGATGGATTCCTCGAGCGCGCTCCAGTTGACGGATGTTCCTGCCCGCCTATTGGTCATCGGCGGCGGCTACATCGGCCTTGAGTTAGGCACGGTCTATCAGGCCCTCGGCTCCGCAGTGACGGTGGTCGAGGCAATGCCGCGCCTATTGAACAGCGTCGATGCAGATCTCGTGAGGCCTCTGCATCAGTGTCTGCAACGCCGATTCAAGGCGATCCGATTGAACACCACCGTGGAAAGGTTGGAAGCTCGGGCGGAAGGTCTGGCTGCAACCTTCACAGATTCTCAAGGAGCCAGCACCGAGATCTTCGATCGCGTGCTCGTTGCCGTCGGGCGCAGCCCCAGTACCGGTCGGCTTGGGCTCGAACACACACAGATCACGGTCACATCGAAGGGTTTCATCCACGTTGATCGGCAGATGCGCACGACCGAGCGGACGATTTTCGCCATCGGCGATGTGGTGGGCGAACCGATGCTCGCCCACAAGGCCACGCATGAAGGATTAGTCGCTGCCCAAGTCATCGCCGGACGACAGACAATTTTTGATGCGGCGGCGATCCCGGCTGTGGTCTTCACTGATCCGGAAATCGCCTGGTGCGGGCTGACGGAAGAAGCGGCCAAGGCATCGGGACAAGTCGTGAAGGTCGTGCGGTTTCCTTGGGCAGCGTCAGGGCGCGCCACGACCTTGGGCCGTACCGAAGGCCTCACGAAGCTCATACTCGATGCCGCATCGGGCCGCGTCCTCGGCATGGGACTATGCGGCGTCGGTGCGGGCGAGTTGATCGCCGAAGGAGTCCTGGCGATCGAGATGGGGGCGCTTGCGGAAGATGTGGCCGCTTCAATCCATCCACACCCGACGCTGAGCGAGACGGTCATGGAAGCAGCCGAATCGTTCTCCGGATCACCGACCCATCTCTTCGTGCCGAAACGGTCATGACGTGGAGGCCTTTCGCTTGCTCGATCTCACCCTCCCCCGTCCAGTCGAGAATCTCGCACTGGATGAGGTATTGCTGGAAGAACTGGATGAACGGGGCGGGGCGCCGATGCTTCGGTTCTGGGAGAGCGATCGCCTATTCGTTGTCTTAGGTCGCGGCTCACGTGTGGGTGATGAGGTGGATGTCCCTGCCTGCGAAAGAGACGGCGTCCCGATCCTTCGACGCGCAAGCGGCGGGGGAACCGTCTTACAAGGGCCAGGTTGTCTCTCCTATGCCATCGTGGTGCCGTATCGGCTATATTCTGAGCTCAGAACCATTCGCACCACCAATCAATTTGTTCTTGAACGGATCGCCGCGGCGCTTCAGCGGTGGGAGCCGACGACGACCTTCCAAGGGACCAGCGACCTTGCCGTCGGCAACCTGAAGATTTCCGGCAATGCACAGCGCCGTGCCGGGAACGCGCTGCTCTTTCACGGGACCATTCTGCACTCTATGAGCGCCGATCTCGTTGCACAGTACCTCAAGCACCCCTCACGGCAGCCCGACTACCGATTGGACCGGCCTCACAGAATGTTCCTGGGGACAATCACCGCTCCCCCGCAGGCCATCAAACAAGCCATTGCCTCCGCATGGAACGCAGTACCGCTGGAGCACGGATGGCCCATATCCCGCATGCCCCATGCCATCGCGGCTGTCCTCGCACGAAGCCGAGATGAACCGTCGAGCGCTTCTTAACCCCATCCAACCGAACAACCACTGTTAGAGATTCTTACCATCTGGGGCGATGGTTTGGCGCATCTGTTCTTCCTCGAACGGGAGACCGGCCACGTCTCAGCACGATGCAAAGTTTGCACACGTCTCCCACACATGGAGTCTAAGACCTGCGAGTCTCGTGATCGCTTGTAATGAAGCTTCTGAAAAATCTAGCCGATATCGTGTCGATTCGCAGGGCATCCGAATTGCTTAGACAACCTTCTCGCGCAGTGAGGGCTCGACAGTTCCGGGCGGGCCTTCTTACAAACAACAGGGGAAACATGGACATAGAGCCCCCAGATAATCTGTGTGAGTCTTGCGGTTGTCCGATGCCTCGACTTGTCTTCGACGAGGTGCACAAGCTGCTTCTCTGTGGGCGATGCCTCGAAAAGCGACCATTTCGAGAAGACCGGAGCCAGCTGCCGAAATCGGAAACGTTCTAGCTCTGAGATGGGAGACTTACGCAGGGTTGCGTTTCCCAGCCCACACCGGTCCGCTACCGGCAGAGAGCCCAGGAGGATGCAAGCTCACCACATACTCTCCCCGAGAGTCGATGGCCAGGTCGTGAATGGGAATTGCGGACCGTCATAAGTTGTCGTATCCCGATGAGAACTGGGAGGAAACGTCTTGATCGCCTAAATCATCGCTCGGAAATCGACTACAACCAGATCGATGGTCAGTCATTAAACACAACGTAGAGGAGGTCCAATCGTGGAACAGTCAATCGGTGAATTACATGTTGGTCAAAGTCCCATCGTCAGGTACTGCGATCGTTGCGCGCGGCGGGCCTCGAAGCTTCTGTGCGACGACCTGACCTGGCAGGAACTCTGTCAGGAATGTTGGGAGCAGTTGAAACGAAAACGAGAATTGGCTAGCAGTCTCGCGATACTGAAGAAATGAGCGGTCCGTCTGGCGGCTGACAGAATCTTCACGGTTCTTGTGCCGAGGGGAATCGGGTGTGCGACAGGTGCTGTCCCGAACGCTCTGCTGCCCTGCTCGAACCATCGACGCCCACAGTCGTTCCGCCGCCATCCGCCCATCGGCACAGTTCCCGATTGTCAAGTTGACCGCGATCGGCTGCCGAAGTCTTCCGCAGGTTGTACTGCTCGGTGCAACGGCCGACCCGGGCGTGTTAGCATGAAAAAGATGCACACTTCTCTCTGACGCGGCGATGTTCAGGCCCATTCCAGAAGCCACGCTCTTCCGACGGATCCCCTATCGGTTGATCGTGTCCGTGCTCCTACTC from Candidatus Nitrospira nitrosa includes:
- a CDS encoding glycine zipper family protein, which encodes MKGIRIGAVMAVLMTTACSSARPVLYPNAHMQSVGKEVAEQDIDACKEAAESAGASEGSGKAGRVATGTAVGAGVGAASGAVGGAISGAVGRGSMIGAASGAVWGLLTGLFSVIVGPSHQPNQAYTGFVNRCLQEKGYDVTGWQ
- a CDS encoding DUF167 domain-containing protein, giving the protein MRDSEGGVVLMVHVQPKAARTECVGIHGDAIKIRVAAPPHDGDANDELIRFIAGCCAVPRTHVRIQAGAGSRHKRLHIKGVTAEWLWARLMPPGEKGPVKA
- a CDS encoding CbbQ/NirQ/NorQ/GpvN family protein; translation: MQQVREIDVAQYRIRQEPFYAEVCEEVGLFTIAAERKLPVMLKGPTGCGKSRFVQYMAYKLGRPLITVACHEDLTASDLVGRYLLKGQETVWMDGPLTVGVKQGAIVYLDEVVEARKDTTVIIHPLSDDRRVLPIEKKGQIVEAADEFMLVISYNPGYQSVLKDLKQSTKQRFMAIEFDYPAPDIEARVIQREAGVEPTIAGNLVKLGQKVRNLRNHGLEEGVSTRLLIYAGTLIKQGVPAARACDVAVARPITDDADMQRAILELVKAIF
- the aceE gene encoding pyruvate dehydrogenase (acetyl-transferring), homodimeric type: MNDADCSGQPQSDIDPQETSEWLDSLDYVLEQHGIERATYLFERLRDRLGERGAQVSHSINTPYVNTLPVSQQPPYPGNLELERRIRSLIRWNAMAMVVKANQQRPGIGGHISTFASAATLYEVALHHFLRGKDSPQGGDQVYFQGHAAPGIYARSFVEGRLPEEALHRFRAELNSDGRGLSSYPHPWLLPDYWEFPTVSMGLGPILSIYQARFNHYLQDRGLKDTNQQRVWAFIGDGETDEPESLGALSLAARERLDNLIWVVNCNLQRLDGPVRGNGKIIQELEAIFRGAGWHVIKVIWGSDWDALLSKDDEGLLVKRMGEVVDGWYQKYVVEGGAFARQHFFGADPRLLKLVENYSDEQIHKMLRGGHDPRKLYTAYKAAVEHTGQPTVILAKTIKGYGLGEAGEGRNISHQQKKLNEQELREFRTRFSVPVPDAHLTSTPFYRPPTDSPEAAYLEERIKIMGGPIPARRVTVEPLTTPALDRFKEFLEGSGERSVSSTMGFARMLSRLLGMKDIGKYLVPIIPDEGRTFGLEAFFRQYGIYSHIGQLYEPVDKSSLLHYFEAKNGQILEEGITEAGAMSSYIAAGTSYATHGINMIPFYIFYSMFGFQRIGDLMWAACDMRARGFLLGATAGRTTLEGEGLQHQDGQSHLLASAYPTIAAYDPAFMFELAVILQDGLKKMYQDQQDVSYYITLYNESYQMPTMPPNVEEGIREGVYRFRPAPDRAKHRAHLLASGPLVNEAVRAQSLLLRYGVAADVWSVTSYKQLRMRTLETERWNLLHPESAPRVSFLQQTVEQFDGPCVAVSDYVRLVPQQIAPWIPGGLLTLGTDGFGRSDTRKALRRFFEVDAEHLAVATLYTLSRRGSVAANLVMQATRDLGVSPDGEAPWHR
- a CDS encoding dihydrolipoamide acetyltransferase family protein, coding for MNVELPFLAEGIEGGDVVQVLVREGEQVREGQSLIELETDKATVPVPAPATGTVVRLLVRPGDHVKVGQALIELNGSEDAPQKAKTFSPGKSTAAPAPNPDPTENAGQAKVMEPQEHGPTHPMTPLPEPAQPSVEPKPPAAPPSPAEPGIPAPPSVRRLARELGVDLSHVKGSEAGGRITADDVKAFVRERTKRGASPNAGSGTYSTPYGSERREPLPSIRRKIAANMTQAWTTIPHVHQFQDADITDLMTLHKRYAPEFKKKGATLTLSSLFLKAIVHALKLYPQLNATLDLTNGEVIYKDYYNIGVAVDTPDGLIVPVVHHVDQKDLLQISLELADLAERTRKRAIKLEELQGATFTLSNMGGIGAGPFLPIINPPQVGILGVGKARMTPVYRDGQFVPRRVLQLCVAYDHRLVDGAIGARFTNELVKVLEDFQGMFLGL
- the lpdA gene encoding dihydrolipoyl dehydrogenase — translated: MAESHYDVAVIGAGPGGYAAAFHAADLGLRTALIDEDPQLGGTCLLRGCIPSKALLHAARLITEAEEAAAWGIHFDKPRVDLEAFRDRVQTIIGKLTKGVRTLAGSRKVEVIQGRAMLKDATTLRLSDSNTPRELSFAHAILATGSQPRIPVSLQLDDPRVMDSSSALQLTDVPARLLVIGGGYIGLELGTVYQALGSAVTVVEAMPRLLNSVDADLVRPLHQCLQRRFKAIRLNTTVERLEARAEGLAATFTDSQGASTEIFDRVLVAVGRSPSTGRLGLEHTQITVTSKGFIHVDRQMRTTERTIFAIGDVVGEPMLAHKATHEGLVAAQVIAGRQTIFDAAAIPAVVFTDPEIAWCGLTEEAAKASGQVVKVVRFPWAASGRATTLGRTEGLTKLILDAASGRVLGMGLCGVGAGELIAEGVLAIEMGALAEDVAASIHPHPTLSETVMEAAESFSGSPTHLFVPKRS
- a CDS encoding lipoate--protein ligase family protein, which produces MLDLTLPRPVENLALDEVLLEELDERGGAPMLRFWESDRLFVVLGRGSRVGDEVDVPACERDGVPILRRASGGGTVLQGPGCLSYAIVVPYRLYSELRTIRTTNQFVLERIAAALQRWEPTTTFQGTSDLAVGNLKISGNAQRRAGNALLFHGTILHSMSADLVAQYLKHPSRQPDYRLDRPHRMFLGTITAPPQAIKQAIASAWNAVPLEHGWPISRMPHAIAAVLARSRDEPSSAS